In the genome of Primulina eburnea isolate SZY01 unplaced genomic scaffold, ASM2296580v1 ctg291_ERROPOS245047, whole genome shotgun sequence, one region contains:
- the LOC140820913 gene encoding sodium/calcium exchanger NCL1-like, translating into MAALAVNLMLLILLSSIVQGRIIKLKSSNDLISDGVSDVGYNQSPYIIISSADSSPPNSGCIHQYGFLPCAENAAGFIFQIMVYQSLLIFGEKQLGKGSKVLFHILGTGKFGGIIFRILMALPSMMLMIVSGVFMSKENAASQVSVGVGIYAGMTVFGLTLQWGICVIFGRRDLPQKSTDRIESSGSICSPAKEKLRLLRDTGVTIDGETRTTAGIMLLSLIPYITVQLVNVFNNLFENRLMTLMALIVAIFSLLSYFLYQILNPWIQQRSLDYSKYELLRAGFLKHVGRLGDIVNEDGKLNTPVIKKLFTETDKDADKCITKTEIEKLVLEIIESGKMKVDNRYAVSEIMNTFDFDSNMTITEKEFISGCKKWIDETNSSEHGESGSGNVFHELFRVFKEKKEDDPKEIDRIMSKILKHAQTKLLRSEYLITEDGRPNIERIRSLFKQFDTEKDKSISKSELEQLISTVKFGEFQQNHVDIVKELFKDFDQDNNSIIDEPEFVAGVTKWLKKAIRVANTSDWRKSIDEFDKIMWKQEVYDKWAFMVSVFQVLFGIVVLTFLGGPLMNSILALSFSMSLPSFCISFVIVPLAMNARALIAAILPASRKSERSASLTFSEIYAGVIMNNISGLTTLLAIVYAKDLTWDYSAEVLTIIVVCAIIGIMAYSCTTYPLWTCLLAFLLYPFSLGLYCFVQLVWSWK; encoded by the exons ATGGCTGCTCTCGCAGTAAATTTAATGCTCTTGATCCTTTTGAGCAGCATAGTTCAAGGAAGAATCATAAAGCTCAAATCTTCCAATGATTTAATCTCGGATGGAGTTAGTGATGTTGGGTATAATCAGTCTCcatatattattatttcaagTGCCGATTCATCGCCTCCGAACAGCGGGTGCATCCATCAGTATGGTTTCCTTCCATGTGCAGAAAATGCTGCAGGATTCATCTTCCAGATAATGGTATATCAAAGTCTGCTGATATTTGGAGAGAAGCAACTGGGGAAAGGGAGTAAGGTGCTTTTCCATATTCTTGGAACTGGAAAATTCGGGGGTATTATTTTTCGAATTCTTATGGCCTTACCGTCGATGATGCTGATGATCG TGTCTGGAGTTTTCATGAGCAAAGAGAATGCTGCATCTCAAGTCTCAGTGGGAGTCGGTATCTACGCGGGAATGACGGTCTTTGGTTTAACTTTGCAATGGGGAATATGTGTGATATTTGGCAGAAGAGACTTACCCCAAAAATCAACTGATCGCATTGAATCATCGGGTTCGATTTGTTCGCCGGCCAAAGAAAAACTACGACTCTTGAGAG ATACCGGTGTTACAATTGATGGAGAGACTCGAACCACTGCTGGGATTATGCTCTTGTCTTTGATTCCTTACATAACTGTGCAGCTGGTTAACGTTTtcaataatttatttgaaaatcgtTTGATGACTTTAATGGCACTCATAGTTGCAATCTTTTCGCTACTCTCATATTTTCTCTATCAG ATTTTGAATCCCTGGATTCAACAAAGAAGTTTAGACTACTCGAAGTATGAGCTTCTAAGGGCTGGATTTCTGAAACACGTGGGCCGGCTAGGCGATATTGTGAATGAAGATGGGAAACTCAATACTCCTGTCATAAAAAA ATTATTCACTGAAACGGATAAAGACGCGGATAAATGTATAACAAagactgagatagaaaagcTGGTTCTTGAGATCATTGAAAGTGGGAAAATGAAAGTTGATAACAGATATGCAGTTTCAGAGATTATGAACACATTTGATTTCGACAGTAACATGACTATCACCGAGAAAGAATTCATCAGTGGATGCAAGAAATGGATAGATGAAACCAATTCATCTGAACATGGTGAATCTGGTTCAGGAAACGTTTTTCATGAG CTTTTTCGAGTATTTAAAGAGAAGAAAGAAGATGATCCTAAAGAGATAGACAGGATAATGtccaagattttaaaacatGCTCAAACAAAATTGCTTAGATCTGAATATCTGATCACAGAGGACGGAAGGCCAAACATTGAGCGTATTCGAAG TCTGTTCAAGCAATTTGACACAGAAAAAGACAAGTCGATATCGAAATCTGAACTAGAGCAATTAATAAGTACTGTGAAATTTGGGGAATTTCAGCAAAATCATGTTGACATAGTGAAGGAGCTGTTCAAAGATTTTGATCAAGATAATAATAGTATAATTGATGAACCTGAATTTGTTGCTGGAGTAACCAAATGGCTTAAGAAGGCCATTCGTGTTGCAAATACCTCAGACTGGAGGAAAAGCATAGATGAATTCGACAAG ATTATGTGGAAACAAGAAGTGTATGACAAATGGGCATTTATGGTATCAGTATTCCAAGTTCTGTTTGGCATTGTTGTACTGACATTTCTTGGAGGACCTCTAATGAATAGTATTCTAGCATTGTCGTTTTCCATGAGTTTACCATCTTTCTGCATATCATTTGTGATAGTTCCATTGGCTATGAATGCAAGAGCTCTAATAGCAGCAATCTTGCCCGCAAGCCGTAAAAGTGAAAGATCTGCTTCTTTAACATTTTCGGAG ATTTATGCTGGAGTTATCATGAACAACATTTCAGGATTGACAACTTTGTTGGCTATTGTGTATGCAAAAGATTTAACATGGGATTATTCAGCAGAAGTGCTAACTATTATTGTGGTATGCGCCATCATAGGCATTATGGCTTATTCATGCACCACTTATCCTCTATGGACTTGCTTATTAGCATTTCTGCTCTATCCTTTCTCCTTGGGATTGTACTGTTTTGTGCAGCTTGTCTGGAGCTGGAAATAA